GCCAAATTCGCCATATTGACTGTTCTGGATAACGACCGACCACAAATAAACCGAGATTTTCCGTCACTACAGCCCATTTTGCCCGATTTATCGCCCAATCGAGAAAACTTAAACCACCCCAGAGGCTGAGAAATAGACCCGCAAGGGTTAAGATGACGTTGTACCAAGTGTTAAAGAGATTTTTTCTTAACCAGAGTCCCATAAAATTCCCTAACCTCTACAGTGGTGATCCTCGTACTTATTCAGTACAATGGTGCTATTAGAAAAATTCAGACTAATTTTCGACCATGAACAGTTGCATTTTAATGGCTAAAATTGTCCGTCGTCCCGAATTACGTTATACCCAAGATAATCAAACTCCCTACGCTCAAATGTTAGTCGAGTTTTCTCCCAATCGTGCCGAGGCAACCCCGACTAATTTAAGGGCCGTAGCTTGGGGAAATTTAGCCTCAGAAGTCGCTCAGAACTATCATGAAGGTGATCAGGTAATTTTAGAAGGTCGTCTCTCCATGCAGACGATCGATCGTCCCGAAGGTTTTAAGGAAAAACGGGCCGAATTAGTCATTAGTCATCTCTATCATCTTGACGGCAGCGTGAGTAGCGGTGAAATGACGGCCCCGACTCCAGAAAAAGTCGTACCAATCAATACCCACAAATCGAATAAAACCGAGGTGGAGAAACCCGTCGCACCTGTCTCCACCGGGGATTTTGAATACGACGCATCCTATGAACTTTCTAATCCTTCCGCTTGGCAACCTAGCGACACATCGGTGGAGGAAAATTTAGACGATATTCCTTTCTAATCACCCCGACAGAATTAATGGCTCTTCTCGATTTTGTCTGATAATTTTTGCTTATGGAATCGTGAAATGCTGATCGGGCAAGACTTTCAGCACTATTTTGACGGATATTCTATCAGTATAGACCTCGTTTCCACACAGAAACCAGAAGAGCCAAAGCTTTAACTGAGATATGGCAGGTTAGAGAAGAATATGCGTG
This portion of the Microcystis aeruginosa NIES-2549 genome encodes:
- a CDS encoding single-stranded DNA-binding protein gives rise to the protein MNSCILMAKIVRRPELRYTQDNQTPYAQMLVEFSPNRAEATPTNLRAVAWGNLASEVAQNYHEGDQVILEGRLSMQTIDRPEGFKEKRAELVISHLYHLDGSVSSGEMTAPTPEKVVPINTHKSNKTEVEKPVAPVSTGDFEYDASYELSNPSAWQPSDTSVEENLDDIPF